In Paenibacillus sp. FSL R7-0345, a single window of DNA contains:
- the pstB gene encoding phosphate ABC transporter ATP-binding protein PstB yields MGTAAAVRESFQTENLSIFYGTYEAVKGISLPFAQNTVTALIGPSGCGKSTFLRSLNRMNDDISGSTTKGSIWIDGVDINAQGTDVIKLRQKIGMVWQKPNPFYKSIYENIAFGPKYHGVKGKAALDEIVESSLRRAALWDEVKDRLKDSALALSGGQQQRLCIARALSVNPQILLLDEPASALDPVSTGKVEELIKELKEDLRIVIVTHNMQQAARISDYTAYFYLGSLVEYDKTEKVFSNPENQMTQEYIMGRFG; encoded by the coding sequence ATGGGAACAGCGGCAGCGGTGCGCGAATCATTTCAAACAGAGAACCTTAGTATTTTTTACGGGACTTACGAAGCGGTTAAGGGGATTAGCCTTCCTTTTGCCCAGAACACAGTTACAGCACTGATTGGTCCATCAGGCTGTGGTAAATCAACATTTCTCCGTTCCCTGAACCGGATGAATGATGATATTTCCGGCTCAACGACCAAAGGCAGTATCTGGATTGACGGAGTGGACATTAACGCACAGGGGACGGATGTGATCAAGCTGCGCCAGAAGATCGGCATGGTCTGGCAGAAGCCGAACCCGTTCTACAAATCCATTTACGAAAACATTGCGTTCGGCCCGAAATATCACGGGGTGAAAGGAAAGGCAGCGCTTGACGAAATCGTAGAGAGCAGCTTACGCCGTGCCGCCCTGTGGGATGAGGTTAAAGACCGGCTGAAGGATTCCGCACTTGCCCTGTCCGGCGGACAGCAGCAGCGCCTGTGCATTGCCCGGGCGCTGTCGGTTAACCCGCAAATCCTCCTGCTGGATGAGCCGGCTTCCGCACTTGATCCTGTGTCTACTGGTAAGGTGGAGGAGCTGATTAAGGAACTGAAGGAAGACCTGCGTATCGTTATCGTAACCCATAACATGCAGCAGGCAGCCCGTATTTCGGATTATACAGCCTACTTCTACCTCGGCTCACTAGTCGAATATGATAAGACCGAAAAAGTATTCAGCAATCCGGAGAACCAGATGACCCAGGAATACATTATGGGCCGTTTCGGCTGA